The proteins below are encoded in one region of Myxocyprinus asiaticus isolate MX2 ecotype Aquarium Trade chromosome 13, UBuf_Myxa_2, whole genome shotgun sequence:
- the LOC127450331 gene encoding gastrula zinc finger protein XlCGF57.1-like isoform X7 — protein sequence MEMKEENQEPIEVKEENQELNEVEEEHQYQNHHFITGEKSFSCSKTENNSSKSKTQAKNSFSCPHCGKSFARKGDLKVHIRLHTGEKLFTCHQCGKSFTQKENLKRHIRTHTGEKPFKCLQCEKSYIDKLTLKRHMLFHTGEKPFTCLQCGNSFRSKGSLKVHMRIHTGEKPFTCPQCGKGYIDKLGLKRHMIFHTGEKPFTCPQCGKGYIDKFGLKRHLVFHTKQKPFSCLQCDNSFRSKESLNVHMRIHTGEKPFMCPQCGKSCTWKNGLNKHMRIHTGEKAFTCPQCRKGFTWKENLNKHMKTHTGERPFMCSHCGKSYIEKLALKRHMQLHTGEKAFTCPQCGKSFTCKGYLNVHTRIHTAEKPFTCHQCEKSFTNKGGLKEHVKYHTGEKPCMCHQCGKSFMSRGSLNVHMKSHTGERPFICLQCGKNFVRKGCLDTHKRVHTGEKPFTCHQCGNSFTCKGSLNVHMRIHTGEKPFTCLQCGKCFSRSYTLKLHERVHAGEKP from the coding sequence ATGGAAATGAAAGAGGAAAATCAAGAACCAATAGAAGTGAAAGAAGAaaatcaagaactgaatgaagtggaggaggaacatcagtatcagaatcatcatttcataactggagaaaaatcttttaGTTGTTCAAAGACTGAAAATAATTCCTCAAAAAGCAAAACTCAAGCCAAAAATTCCTTCTCCTGCcctcactgtggaaagagttttgcacgtAAAGGAGACCTTAAGGTTCACATAAggcttcacactggagagaaacttttcacatgccatcagtgtggcaAGAGTTTCACACAGAAAGAAAATCTTAAGAGACACATAAGAACTCACaccggagagaaacctttcaagtGCCTTCAGTGTGAAAAAAGTTACATAGACAAATTAACCCTCAAAAGACACATGTtatttcacactggagagaagcctttcacatgccttcagtgtggtaaTAGTTTTAGGTCTAAAGGATCCCTTAAagtgcacatgagaattcacactggagagaaacctttcacatgtcctcagtgtggaaaaGGTTACATTGACAAATTAGGCCTTAAAAGACACATGATATTTCACACTggtgagaagcctttcacatgtcctcagtgtggaaaaGGTTACATAGACAAATTCGGCCTTAAAAGACATTTAGTATTTCACACTAAACAGAAGCCGTTCTCATGCCTTCAGTGTGATAATAGTTTCAGGTCTAAAGAATCCCTTAATGTGCAcatgagaattcatactggagagaaacctttcatgtgtcctcagtgtggaaagagttgcACATGGAAAAACGGTCTTAAcaagcacatgagaattcacactggagagaaagcattcacatgccctcagtgtagAAAAGGTTTCACATGGAAGGAAAATCTTAACAAGCACATGAaaactcacactggagagaggccttttATGTGCTCTCATTGTGGAAAAAGTTACATAGAAAAATTAGCCCTTAAAAGACACATGCAATTGCACACTGGAGAGAAAGCTTTCACATGtcctcaatgtggaaagagtttcacatgtAAAGGATACCTTAATGTGCACACAAGAATTCACACTGcagagaagccttttacatgccatcagtgtgaaaagagtttcacaaaCAAAGGAGGCCTGAAGGAGCATGTAAAatatcacactggagagaagccttgcatgtgccatcagtgtggaaaaagttttatGAGTAGAGGAAGCCTTAATGTTCATATGAAaagtcacactggagagaggcctttcaTTTGCTTGCAGTGTGGAAAGAATTTTGTGCGTAAAGGATGCCTTGACACGCACAagagagttcacactggagagaagcctttcacatgccatcagtgtggtaATAGTTTCACGTGTAAAGGATCCCTTAAtgtgcacatgagaattcacactggagagaaaccttttacatgccttcagtgtggaaagtgtTTTAGTCGGTCATACACTCTAAAACTACATGAGAGGGTTCATGCTGGAGAGAAACCATAA
- the LOC127450331 gene encoding gastrula zinc finger protein XlCGF57.1-like isoform X6: protein MFIKEESEDMAYPEACRIKTEHTDEQTDFMEMKEENQEPIEVKEENQELNEVEEEHQYQNHHFITGEKSFSCSKTENNSSKSKTQAKNSFSCPHCGKSFARKGDLKVHIRLHTGEKLFTCHQCGKSFTQKENLKRHIRTHTGEKPFKCLQCEKSYIDKLTLKRHMLFHTGEKPFTCLQCGNSFRSKGSLKVHMRIHTGEKPFTCPQCGKGYIDKLGLKRHMIFHTGEKPFTCPQCGKGYIDKFGLKRHLVFHTKQKPFSCLQCDNSFRSKESLNVHMRIHTGEKPFMCPQCGKSCTWKNGLNKHMRIHTGEKAFTCPQCRKGFTWKENLNKHMKTHTGERPFMCSHCGKSYIEKLALKRHMQLHTGEKAFTCPQCGKSFTCKGYLNVHTRIHTAEKPFTCHQCEKSFTNKGGLKEHVKYHTGEKPCMCHQCGKSFMSRGSLNVHMKSHTGERPFICLQCGKNFVRKGCLDTHKRVHTGEKPFTCHQCGNSFTCKGSLNVHMRIHTGEKPFTCLQCGKCFSRSYTLKLHERVHAGEKP from the coding sequence actTCATGGAAATGAAAGAGGAAAATCAAGAACCAATAGAAGTGAAAGAAGAaaatcaagaactgaatgaagtggaggaggaacatcagtatcagaatcatcatttcataactggagaaaaatcttttaGTTGTTCAAAGACTGAAAATAATTCCTCAAAAAGCAAAACTCAAGCCAAAAATTCCTTCTCCTGCcctcactgtggaaagagttttgcacgtAAAGGAGACCTTAAGGTTCACATAAggcttcacactggagagaaacttttcacatgccatcagtgtggcaAGAGTTTCACACAGAAAGAAAATCTTAAGAGACACATAAGAACTCACaccggagagaaacctttcaagtGCCTTCAGTGTGAAAAAAGTTACATAGACAAATTAACCCTCAAAAGACACATGTtatttcacactggagagaagcctttcacatgccttcagtgtggtaaTAGTTTTAGGTCTAAAGGATCCCTTAAagtgcacatgagaattcacactggagagaaacctttcacatgtcctcagtgtggaaaaGGTTACATTGACAAATTAGGCCTTAAAAGACACATGATATTTCACACTggtgagaagcctttcacatgtcctcagtgtggaaaaGGTTACATAGACAAATTCGGCCTTAAAAGACATTTAGTATTTCACACTAAACAGAAGCCGTTCTCATGCCTTCAGTGTGATAATAGTTTCAGGTCTAAAGAATCCCTTAATGTGCAcatgagaattcatactggagagaaacctttcatgtgtcctcagtgtggaaagagttgcACATGGAAAAACGGTCTTAAcaagcacatgagaattcacactggagagaaagcattcacatgccctcagtgtagAAAAGGTTTCACATGGAAGGAAAATCTTAACAAGCACATGAaaactcacactggagagaggccttttATGTGCTCTCATTGTGGAAAAAGTTACATAGAAAAATTAGCCCTTAAAAGACACATGCAATTGCACACTGGAGAGAAAGCTTTCACATGtcctcaatgtggaaagagtttcacatgtAAAGGATACCTTAATGTGCACACAAGAATTCACACTGcagagaagccttttacatgccatcagtgtgaaaagagtttcacaaaCAAAGGAGGCCTGAAGGAGCATGTAAAatatcacactggagagaagccttgcatgtgccatcagtgtggaaaaagttttatGAGTAGAGGAAGCCTTAATGTTCATATGAAaagtcacactggagagaggcctttcaTTTGCTTGCAGTGTGGAAAGAATTTTGTGCGTAAAGGATGCCTTGACACGCACAagagagttcacactggagagaagcctttcacatgccatcagtgtggtaATAGTTTCACGTGTAAAGGATCCCTTAAtgtgcacatgagaattcacactggagagaaaccttttacatgccttcagtgtggaaagtgtTTTAGTCGGTCATACACTCTAAAACTACATGAGAGGGTTCATGCTGGAGAGAAACCATAA